The proteins below are encoded in one region of Apium graveolens cultivar Ventura chromosome 4, ASM990537v1, whole genome shotgun sequence:
- the LOC141717629 gene encoding putative pectate lyase 18 — protein sequence MAASSSSLSLLFLFSLLLLPSLILSSKQDPELVVDEVQKNINASRRNLGYFSCGTGNPIDDCWRCDPNWEKNRHRLADCAIGFGKNAIGGKDGKIYVVTDSGDDNPVTPKPGTLRHAVIQNEPLWIIFQRDMVIKLKEELIMNSFKTIDGRGASVHIAGGPCITIQYVTNIIIHGINIHDCKQGGNAMVRSSPRHFGWRTVSDGDGVSIFGGSHVWIDHCSLSNCQDGLIDAIMGSTAITISNNYMTHHDKVMLLGHSDTYEKDKNMQVTIAFNHFGEGLVQRMPRCRHGYFHVVNNDYTHWEMYAIGGSASPTINSQGNRFLAPNIRFSKEVTKHEDAPQSKWRHWNWRSEGDLLLNGAFFTPSGTGASSSYARASSLGARPSTLVGPLTSGSGVLNCRKGSRC from the exons ATGGCAGCTTCTTCTTCATCACTTTCTCTGCTATTTCTCTTCTCTTTGCTTTTACTTCCATCTCTCATTTTGTCATCCAAACAAGACCCTGAGTTAGTGGTTGATGAAGTACAAAA GAACATTAATGCTTCTAGGAGGAACCTGGGATATTTCTCATGTGGAACAGGCAATCCTATCGACGACTGTTGGAGGTGTGATCCGAACTGGGAAAAAAATCGACATAGGCTAGCAGACTGTGCTATCGGGTTCGGTAAAAATGCCATTGGCGGAAAAGATGGAAAAATCTATGTTGTGACAGATTCAGGTGATGACAATCCGGTAACTCCTAAGCCAGGAACTCTGCGACACGCGGTGATTCAGAACGAGCCCTTATGGATAATTTTTCAACGTGACATGGTGATCAAATTGAAAGAAGAGCTGATAATGAACTCATTCAAAACAATTGATGGCAGGGGAGCCAGTGTGCACATTGCAGGAGGTCCATGCATAACTATACAGTATGTAACAAATATTATTATTCATGGTATCAACATTCATGACTGTAAGCAAGGTGGCAATGCAATGGTGCGGAGCTCCCCACGGCACTTTGGATGGAGAACAGTCTCGGACGGTGACGGAGTTTCGATATTCGGAGGAAGCCATGTGTGGATTGATCATTGCTCACTGTCGAATTGCCAAGATGGGCTAATTGATGCTATAATGGGGTCTACGGCAATCACAATCTCAAACAATTACATGACACACCATGATAAGGTGATGCTGCTGGGACATAGTGATACTTATGAAAAAGACAAGAACATGCAGGTCACAATTGCCTTCAATCACTTTGGAGAAGGTCTTGTTCAGAGAATGCCAAG ATGTAGACATGGATACTTCCATGTGGTGAACAATGACTACACCCACTGGGAAATGTATGCTATTGGAGGGAGTGCATCACCCACCATTAACAGCCAAGGCAACAGATTTCTTGCTCCCAATATTAGATTCAGCAAAGAG GTGACAAAACACGAGGATGCACCACAGAGCAAATGGAGGCACTGGAATTGGAGATCAGAAGGTGATCTACTGTTAAACGGTGCGTTTTTTACGCCATCCGGGACAGGAGCTTCATCAAGTTACGCTAGAGCGTCGAGCCTGGGAGCCAGGCCCTCGACGCTCGTCGGTCCGCTGACAAGCGGTTCTGGGGTACTCAACTGCAGGAAAGGCTCTCGCTGTTAG